A portion of the Stigmatella aurantiaca DW4/3-1 genome contains these proteins:
- a CDS encoding acylphosphatase yields MPGQTSMRRAALRIHGKVQGVFFRESARIEATRLGLTGWVRNRDDGTVEALAEGEGAALEDFIQWCHRGPSTARVTHVDCARAEPSGEFPSFTVERTS; encoded by the coding sequence ATGCCAGGACAGACGAGCATGCGGCGCGCGGCCTTGCGGATACACGGCAAGGTGCAGGGCGTCTTCTTCCGGGAGAGCGCCCGCATCGAGGCCACCCGCCTGGGGCTCACCGGGTGGGTCCGCAACCGGGACGATGGCACCGTGGAGGCCCTCGCCGAGGGCGAGGGCGCCGCGCTCGAGGACTTCATCCAGTGGTGCCACCGGGGGCCCTCCACCGCGCGCGTGACGCACGTCGACTGCGCCCGCGCGGAGCCCTCTGGCGAGTTCCCCTCTTTCACCGTGGAGCGCACGTCATGA
- a CDS encoding AI-2E family transporter, whose protein sequence is MLHPDEAVAPAEHRKRLIILACLWVSIAGVLIAFRSVVMPFAGAALIAYLVQPLVARITRWRVAGRPVPRWVAILLIYALFFVGVYLFFIALVPQLYRELARISRDGLAFANSLTPEYVQSLAHRAEEWLGGYGLPVALSNRALEGADPSPGGFGFEVDLGQLLKDAVERLTGLLQENLGNIVNVSKSIIAGVLASVFMLFFILMVAAFFSIDAHAILRYFSTLIPADYAADAALLLERIDRSLSGVVRGQVTICLVNGALTAIGLLVFGVKFAFLLATIATLFSLIPIFGTIISSVPIVLIALAEGFQKGLAILLWIIGIHALEAYFLNPKIMGQAARIHPVIVAFSLIAGERLYGLVGALFAVPVAALFVACFDYARLKAQPRLVTPPPPSAS, encoded by the coding sequence ATGCTGCATCCCGATGAAGCGGTGGCTCCCGCCGAGCACCGCAAGCGGCTCATCATCCTGGCATGCCTGTGGGTGTCCATCGCGGGAGTGCTGATCGCGTTCCGCTCGGTGGTGATGCCCTTCGCGGGGGCGGCGCTCATCGCCTACTTGGTCCAGCCCCTGGTGGCCCGCATCACCCGGTGGAGGGTGGCAGGCCGGCCCGTGCCCCGCTGGGTGGCCATTCTGCTCATCTACGCGCTCTTCTTCGTGGGCGTGTACTTGTTCTTCATCGCGCTCGTGCCGCAGCTGTACCGGGAGCTGGCCCGGATCAGCCGGGACGGGCTGGCCTTCGCCAATTCGCTCACGCCGGAGTACGTCCAGTCGCTCGCCCACCGCGCCGAGGAGTGGCTGGGGGGCTACGGCCTGCCCGTCGCGCTCTCCAACCGGGCCTTGGAGGGGGCGGATCCGTCCCCGGGCGGTTTCGGCTTCGAGGTGGACCTCGGCCAGCTCCTCAAGGACGCCGTGGAGCGGCTGACCGGGCTGCTCCAGGAGAACCTGGGCAACATCGTCAACGTCTCGAAGAGCATCATCGCCGGCGTGCTCGCCAGCGTCTTCATGCTGTTCTTCATCCTGATGGTGGCCGCGTTCTTCTCCATCGATGCGCACGCCATCCTGCGCTACTTCAGCACCCTCATCCCCGCTGACTACGCCGCCGACGCGGCCCTGCTGCTGGAGCGCATCGACCGCTCGCTGTCGGGGGTGGTCCGGGGCCAGGTCACCATCTGCCTGGTGAACGGCGCGCTCACGGCCATTGGGCTGCTGGTGTTCGGGGTGAAGTTCGCCTTCCTGCTGGCCACCATCGCCACGCTCTTCAGCCTCATCCCCATCTTCGGCACCATCATCAGCTCGGTGCCCATCGTGCTCATCGCGCTGGCGGAGGGCTTCCAGAAGGGGCTGGCCATCCTGCTGTGGATCATCGGCATCCACGCGCTGGAGGCGTACTTCCTCAACCCGAAGATCATGGGGCAGGCGGCCCGCATCCACCCGGTCATCGTGGCGTTCAGCCTCATCGCGGGCGAGCGCCTCTATGGACTGGTGGGCGCGCTGTTCGCCGTGCCCGTCGCGGCCCTCTTCGTGGCGTGCTTCGACTACGCCCGCCTCAAGGCCCAGCCGCGGCTGGTCACCCCACCGCCTCCCTCGGCGTCCTGA
- the ligA gene encoding NAD-dependent DNA ligase LigA, producing the protein MKTAETRARDLRRELAHHNHRYYVLDSPEVSDAEYDRLMRELQGLEAQFPALATPDSPTQRVGGEAAEKFAKVVHRAPMLSLANVFNDEEFTEFDERIRKVVGPADVTYVCEPKLDGLAITLRYENGRFLQGATRGDGTTGEDVTGNLRTVRPLPLELLPEAGMAVPPVLEVRGEVFIRKEDFKKLNEKREEEGEALFANPRNAAAGSLRQLDPKITASRPLSVSLYEIVPTEGVPAFDTHTAKLEYLQKLGLPVNHHERAQGLEGVRAAYQAALKGRHALKFEVDGMVVKVDSEDQRRRLGQVSKSPRWAVAYKFPPEEESTRVEAIEVQVGRTGALTPVAHLKPVKVGGVTVSRATLHNEDELRRKDVRQGDTVFVRRAGDVIPEIVSVVPNQRPADSKPYEFPQHCPVCGAQAVKDEEGAIIRCTGASCPAQLVEKVRHFASRPAMDIDGVGDKLAAQLVASGRVKTFADLYALTREQLLSLERMGEKSADNLLAAIERSKQTTQRRFLYALGIRHVGEATAKALAEAFPEAPLLYTADMEALTRVKDVGPTMAQVLHAFFQEPQNRAAIDALLAAGVTPAPPQVNTGGPFAGKTVVLTGGMTGMSRDQAKEEIERRGGKVSGSVSRKTDFVVAGEDAGSKLKKAQELGVRVLDEQAFLKLLQGDARS; encoded by the coding sequence TTGAAGACCGCCGAGACACGCGCCCGCGACCTGCGCCGGGAGCTGGCCCACCACAACCACCGCTATTACGTCCTCGACTCGCCGGAGGTCTCCGATGCGGAGTACGACCGGCTCATGCGCGAGCTCCAGGGGCTGGAGGCGCAATTTCCCGCGCTGGCCACCCCGGACTCCCCCACCCAGCGCGTGGGGGGCGAGGCCGCCGAGAAGTTCGCGAAGGTCGTTCACCGGGCGCCCATGCTCTCGCTGGCCAACGTCTTCAATGACGAGGAGTTCACCGAGTTCGACGAGCGCATCCGCAAGGTGGTGGGCCCCGCGGACGTCACCTATGTCTGCGAGCCCAAGCTTGACGGGCTGGCCATCACCCTGCGCTACGAGAATGGCCGCTTTCTCCAGGGGGCCACCCGGGGAGATGGCACCACCGGCGAGGACGTGACGGGCAACCTGCGCACCGTGCGCCCCCTGCCGCTGGAGCTGCTGCCCGAGGCGGGGATGGCGGTGCCCCCCGTCCTCGAGGTCCGCGGCGAGGTCTTCATCCGCAAGGAGGACTTCAAGAAGCTCAACGAGAAGCGCGAGGAAGAGGGCGAGGCGCTCTTCGCCAACCCGCGCAACGCCGCCGCCGGCAGCCTGAGGCAGCTCGATCCGAAGATCACCGCCTCGCGCCCGCTGTCCGTCTCGCTCTACGAGATCGTCCCCACCGAGGGCGTGCCCGCCTTCGACACCCACACCGCGAAGCTCGAGTACCTCCAGAAGCTGGGGCTGCCGGTGAACCACCACGAGCGCGCCCAGGGCCTGGAGGGCGTGCGCGCCGCGTACCAGGCCGCGCTGAAGGGCCGCCACGCGCTGAAGTTCGAAGTGGATGGCATGGTGGTGAAGGTGGACAGCGAGGACCAGCGCCGCCGGCTCGGCCAGGTGTCCAAGAGCCCCCGCTGGGCCGTGGCCTACAAGTTCCCTCCCGAGGAGGAGTCCACCCGGGTGGAGGCCATCGAGGTGCAGGTGGGCCGCACGGGCGCGCTCACCCCCGTGGCCCACCTCAAGCCCGTCAAGGTGGGCGGCGTCACCGTGTCGCGCGCCACCCTGCACAACGAGGACGAGCTGCGCCGCAAGGACGTGCGCCAGGGCGACACCGTCTTCGTGCGCCGCGCGGGCGACGTCATCCCCGAGATCGTCTCCGTGGTGCCGAATCAGCGCCCGGCGGACTCGAAGCCCTATGAATTCCCCCAGCACTGCCCGGTCTGCGGTGCCCAGGCGGTGAAGGACGAGGAGGGCGCCATCATCCGCTGCACCGGCGCCTCGTGCCCCGCCCAGCTCGTGGAGAAGGTGCGCCACTTCGCCTCGCGCCCCGCCATGGACATCGATGGGGTGGGCGACAAGCTGGCCGCCCAGCTCGTCGCCTCCGGCCGGGTGAAGACGTTCGCGGACCTCTATGCCCTCACCCGGGAGCAACTGCTGAGCCTGGAGCGCATGGGCGAGAAGAGCGCCGACAACCTGCTGGCCGCCATCGAGCGCTCCAAGCAGACCACCCAGCGCCGCTTCCTCTATGCCCTGGGCATCCGCCACGTCGGCGAGGCCACCGCCAAGGCCCTGGCCGAGGCGTTCCCCGAGGCGCCCCTGCTCTACACCGCCGACATGGAGGCCCTCACCCGCGTCAAGGACGTGGGCCCCACCATGGCCCAGGTGCTCCATGCCTTCTTCCAGGAGCCGCAGAACCGCGCCGCCATCGACGCCCTGCTGGCGGCCGGGGTCACGCCGGCCCCGCCCCAGGTCAACACCGGGGGGCCCTTCGCGGGCAAGACGGTGGTGCTCACCGGCGGGATGACCGGCATGTCGCGCGACCAGGCGAAGGAGGAAATCGAGCGGCGAGGGGGTAAGGTATCGGGCAGTGTCTCTCGCAAGACCGATTTCGTGGTGGCCGGCGAGGATGCTGGGAGCAAGCTGAAGAAGGCCCAGGAACTCGGGGTAAGAGTCCTGGACGAGCAGGCGTTCCTGAAGCTGCTTCAGGGCGACGCCCGGAGTTGA
- a CDS encoding Rne/Rng family ribonuclease, whose product MGSILVINAAGRETRVALVEGGHIAEFYLERKKDKGVVGNIYKGRVVRVLPGMQAAFVDIGLEKAAFLYVSDVVYDPDFARAQFELTEGEHEDFPEVPTESEAEAAEAAAGDTPAGPDTELELEVQELAPGELPPPQGEPPALPPEAVATVAPIVEGASPAPETPPADAPPAEAAAPAAELGVTAVESTQIVAASTGPVTPPPPPAAAFETAEAAPSAPPEAAPSETAPSEAAPAEAAPVEPSPGAEPPQALQAEPPPASATALGELIPVPSAPAESPAPAARAPVATTGERRTPREGREAREPRHREKDRDGRDKDKSRRPREEHSRREKDEKSKVRKSSRIEDLLKVGQEVVVQISKDPIGTKGARLTSHISIPGRHLVFMPTVDHVGISRRISNEKERKRLREIVDRLRPPGTGFIVRTVAENVPQEKLETDIRFLIEVWNQVVRRNEKRGGPGLLHPDLDLILRATRDLFAHDVEKLVVDDREEYERILAFVTAQDPLLKDRVVLHEGDEPVFDAYGIEQEMHRATQRKVWLKSGGYLIIDQAEALTAIDVNSGRYVGKKSLEETITKINVEAAKEIVYQLRLRNIGGIIICDFIDMEKAQNRDKVFKSLQEALGRDKAKTNVLRISELGLVEMTRKRVRESIGRVLHEDCPYCDGRGFVKTATTVTYEIFREIRREAPGYKDSTLVINCSAEVARQLQGEERQELRHLMDRYNKSIQVKAQQNYHREQYDIYGRSGMGPEHKVASSPGSGDGELAMQRRPENGGHGERYRQEQGRRGGGRGDRNERGDRGERGDRNERGDRGERGGGERGGGERGGGERGDRGERGERNDRGDRREGRRPDRGDRNRGGERRGDERRGGESQRPPQAAATPEPSSSAGGTPPPPPSSTGGSSGSEGNGQS is encoded by the coding sequence ATGGGAAGCATCCTCGTTATCAATGCTGCGGGTCGGGAGACCCGTGTTGCCCTCGTCGAGGGAGGGCACATCGCCGAGTTCTATCTCGAGCGTAAAAAGGACAAAGGCGTCGTTGGCAACATCTACAAAGGCCGTGTCGTCCGGGTGCTCCCCGGCATGCAGGCGGCCTTTGTCGACATCGGGCTCGAAAAGGCCGCCTTCCTCTACGTCAGCGACGTGGTCTACGACCCGGACTTCGCCCGCGCGCAGTTCGAGCTGACCGAGGGCGAGCACGAGGACTTCCCCGAGGTCCCCACCGAGTCCGAGGCGGAGGCCGCCGAGGCCGCCGCCGGAGACACCCCCGCCGGGCCGGACACCGAGCTGGAGCTGGAGGTGCAGGAGTTGGCCCCCGGCGAGCTGCCCCCGCCCCAGGGCGAGCCCCCCGCGCTCCCGCCCGAGGCCGTGGCCACCGTGGCCCCCATCGTCGAGGGCGCCTCGCCCGCCCCGGAGACGCCCCCCGCCGACGCCCCTCCCGCCGAGGCTGCCGCTCCCGCCGCCGAGCTGGGCGTCACGGCCGTGGAGAGCACGCAAATCGTCGCGGCCTCCACCGGCCCCGTCACGCCGCCCCCGCCCCCCGCGGCCGCGTTCGAGACGGCCGAGGCCGCGCCCTCGGCACCGCCCGAGGCAGCCCCTTCCGAGACAGCCCCCTCTGAAGCGGCCCCCGCCGAGGCGGCCCCCGTGGAGCCCTCCCCTGGGGCCGAGCCTCCCCAGGCGCTCCAGGCCGAGCCCCCGCCCGCCTCGGCCACCGCGCTGGGCGAGCTCATCCCCGTGCCGTCCGCTCCCGCCGAGTCCCCGGCCCCCGCCGCGCGTGCCCCGGTGGCCACCACCGGTGAGCGCCGTACCCCCCGCGAGGGCCGCGAGGCCCGCGAGCCCCGTCACCGCGAGAAGGACCGCGACGGGCGCGACAAGGACAAGTCCCGGCGCCCCCGCGAGGAGCACTCCCGCCGCGAGAAGGACGAGAAGTCCAAGGTGCGCAAGAGCTCGCGCATCGAGGACCTGCTGAAGGTCGGCCAAGAGGTGGTGGTTCAGATCTCCAAGGACCCCATCGGCACCAAGGGCGCCCGCCTCACCTCGCACATCTCCATCCCGGGCCGCCACCTGGTGTTCATGCCCACCGTGGACCACGTGGGCATCAGCCGGCGCATCTCCAACGAGAAGGAGCGCAAGCGGCTGCGTGAAATCGTGGACCGGCTGCGTCCCCCCGGAACGGGCTTCATCGTCCGCACCGTCGCGGAGAACGTGCCCCAGGAGAAGCTCGAGACCGACATCCGGTTCCTCATCGAGGTGTGGAACCAGGTGGTGCGCCGCAACGAGAAGCGCGGCGGCCCGGGGCTCCTCCACCCGGACCTGGACCTCATCCTGCGCGCCACGCGGGACCTGTTCGCCCACGACGTGGAGAAGCTCGTCGTGGACGACCGCGAGGAGTACGAGCGCATCCTCGCCTTCGTCACCGCGCAGGACCCGCTGCTCAAGGACCGCGTGGTGCTCCACGAGGGCGATGAGCCCGTCTTCGACGCCTACGGCATCGAGCAGGAGATGCACCGCGCCACCCAGCGCAAGGTGTGGCTCAAGAGCGGCGGCTACCTCATCATCGATCAGGCCGAGGCGCTCACCGCCATCGACGTCAACTCGGGCCGCTACGTCGGCAAGAAGAGCCTCGAGGAGACGATCACCAAGATCAACGTCGAGGCGGCCAAGGAGATCGTCTACCAGCTGCGGCTGCGCAACATCGGCGGCATCATCATCTGCGACTTCATCGACATGGAGAAGGCGCAGAACCGGGACAAGGTCTTCAAGTCGCTGCAGGAGGCCCTGGGCCGCGACAAGGCCAAGACGAACGTGCTGCGCATCTCCGAGCTCGGCCTGGTGGAGATGACGCGCAAGCGCGTGCGCGAGTCCATCGGCCGCGTGCTCCACGAGGACTGCCCCTACTGCGATGGCCGGGGCTTCGTGAAGACCGCCACCACGGTCACCTACGAGATCTTCCGGGAGATCCGCCGCGAGGCCCCCGGCTACAAGGACTCCACGCTCGTCATCAACTGCAGCGCCGAGGTCGCCCGGCAGCTTCAGGGCGAGGAGCGCCAGGAACTGCGCCACCTGATGGACCGCTACAACAAGTCCATCCAGGTCAAGGCCCAGCAGAACTACCACCGCGAGCAGTACGACATCTACGGCCGCTCTGGCATGGGCCCCGAGCACAAGGTGGCCTCGTCTCCCGGCTCGGGAGATGGGGAGCTGGCCATGCAACGGCGCCCCGAGAACGGTGGCCACGGCGAGCGCTACCGCCAGGAGCAGGGCCGCCGGGGTGGTGGCCGCGGAGATCGCAACGAGCGCGGAGACCGAGGCGAGCGCGGAGATCGCAACGAGCGCGGAGACCGAGGCGAGCGCGGTGGCGGCGAGCGCGGTGGCGGCGAGCGCGGCGGCGGCGAGCGCGGCGACCGGGGTGAGCGCGGGGAGCGCAACGATCGGGGTGACCGGCGTGAAGGCCGGAGGCCCGACCGCGGAGACCGGAACCGGGGCGGCGAGCGCCGGGGCGACGAGCGCCGGGGCGGCGAGTCCCAACGTCCGCCGCAGGCCGCCGCCACACCCGAGCCTTCCTCCTCCGCCGGAGGCACACCCCCGCCCCCTCCCTCCTCCACGGGGGGAAGCTCAGGGTCCGAGGGCAACGGGCAGTCCTGA
- a CDS encoding glutamine synthetase family protein → MAPRSKKKVLSQPVMARSVRAKKKGERLSTVAREPSGVDALHRWFEEKGVRKVKVGAVDIDGVWRGKYISPDKFFSAAKSNLGFCDVVFGWDLADELLDNTKVTGWHTGYPDACAHVDVSSGRIIPWEPDTAAFLLDFVNADGSAYAPSPRQLLQKIGRRARDMGFLPKFGAEYEFFIFKETPQSLKEKGFQDLTPLTPGMFGYSWLRTSMNSGLVHSLIDGCNAFGLDIEGFHTETGPGVFEAAIRYDDLEKAADKAALFKTVVKEICAKHGLTACFMAKVNAKLPGCSGHVHQSLWTLKGDRNTFHEAGAPGGMSQTMRHYLGGQVALMPELTALYWPTVNSYKRSVENTWAPTTATWGRENRTTAIRVIGDSPKAMRLEYRQLGADMNAYIGMAASLAAGLWGIENEVEPPPMCSGNGYEATAQPLPRSLKEAVALLSASERARELLGEDFVDHYVRTRQWEVRQYERAVTNWELERYMELI, encoded by the coding sequence ATGGCACCCCGCTCCAAGAAGAAGGTCCTTTCTCAACCGGTCATGGCCCGAAGCGTTCGCGCCAAGAAAAAGGGCGAGCGGCTGAGCACCGTGGCGCGGGAGCCCTCGGGGGTGGATGCGCTGCACCGGTGGTTCGAGGAGAAGGGCGTCCGCAAGGTGAAGGTGGGCGCGGTGGACATCGATGGGGTGTGGCGCGGCAAGTACATCTCCCCGGACAAGTTCTTCTCCGCGGCCAAGAGCAACCTCGGCTTCTGTGACGTCGTCTTCGGGTGGGATCTCGCCGACGAGCTGCTCGACAACACGAAGGTGACCGGCTGGCACACGGGGTACCCGGATGCGTGCGCGCACGTGGACGTGTCCTCCGGCCGCATCATCCCGTGGGAGCCGGACACGGCGGCCTTCCTGCTCGACTTCGTCAACGCGGACGGCTCCGCCTATGCGCCGAGCCCCCGCCAGCTCTTGCAGAAGATCGGCCGGCGGGCCCGGGACATGGGCTTTCTGCCCAAGTTCGGCGCCGAGTACGAGTTCTTCATCTTCAAGGAGACGCCCCAGTCGCTGAAGGAGAAGGGCTTCCAGGACCTGACGCCGCTCACGCCGGGCATGTTCGGTTACTCGTGGCTGCGCACCTCGATGAACTCGGGGCTGGTGCACTCCCTCATCGATGGGTGCAACGCCTTCGGGCTGGACATCGAGGGCTTCCACACGGAGACCGGCCCCGGCGTGTTCGAGGCCGCCATCCGCTATGACGATCTGGAGAAGGCCGCGGACAAGGCGGCGCTTTTCAAGACGGTGGTGAAGGAGATCTGCGCGAAGCACGGTCTGACGGCGTGCTTCATGGCCAAGGTGAACGCGAAGCTGCCCGGGTGCTCGGGGCACGTGCACCAGTCGCTGTGGACGCTCAAGGGCGACCGCAACACCTTCCACGAGGCGGGGGCGCCGGGGGGCATGAGCCAGACGATGCGCCACTACCTCGGAGGGCAGGTGGCGCTGATGCCGGAGCTGACGGCGCTCTACTGGCCCACCGTCAACAGCTACAAGCGCAGCGTGGAGAACACCTGGGCGCCCACCACGGCGACGTGGGGCCGGGAGAACCGCACCACCGCCATTCGCGTCATTGGCGACAGCCCCAAGGCGATGCGCCTGGAGTACCGCCAGCTTGGAGCGGACATGAACGCGTACATCGGCATGGCGGCAAGCCTGGCCGCGGGCCTGTGGGGCATCGAGAACGAGGTGGAGCCGCCCCCGATGTGCTCGGGCAACGGCTACGAGGCCACCGCCCAGCCCCTGCCGCGCAGCCTCAAGGAAGCCGTGGCGTTGCTGTCGGCTTCCGAACGGGCGCGCGAACTGTTGGGTGAAGACTTCGTGGACCACTATGTCCGCACGCGCCAGTGGGAGGTGCGCCAGTATGAGCGCGCCGTCACGAATTGGGAGCTCGAGCGCTACATGGAGCTCATTTAG
- a CDS encoding glutamine amidotransferase has protein sequence MKTVVLLKAGDAALPVRLTAGDYDRWFLQTLGLSGYRFDVIPAHQGAKLPADVSGYDAVMMTGSPLSVTRLEPWMERAAAFMMGAADRGIPVLGVCFGHQLLAHAHGGRVDRNPLGREIGTVEVLLTDPGREDPLFHGLPVRLAVQATHEDIVVEPPSGATVLAGNANTAVQALAFRPHVRGVQFHPEVQPSTMRALIEARAERLEAEAIARGQPPGERVPRLLAGIQPTPAGPQILTNFLERFS, from the coding sequence GTGAAGACTGTTGTCTTGCTGAAAGCAGGGGATGCGGCGCTCCCCGTCCGGCTCACGGCCGGGGACTACGACCGATGGTTCCTTCAGACACTTGGACTGTCGGGTTATCGATTCGACGTCATCCCCGCCCATCAGGGCGCAAAACTGCCAGCGGACGTCTCGGGCTATGACGCGGTGATGATGACGGGCTCCCCCCTGTCGGTGACCCGGCTGGAGCCCTGGATGGAGCGCGCGGCGGCGTTCATGATGGGCGCGGCGGACCGGGGCATTCCCGTGCTCGGGGTGTGCTTCGGACACCAGCTCCTGGCCCATGCCCATGGCGGCCGCGTGGACCGCAACCCCCTGGGCCGCGAAATCGGAACCGTGGAGGTCCTCCTGACGGACCCAGGCCGGGAAGATCCGCTCTTTCATGGGCTCCCCGTCCGCCTCGCGGTTCAGGCCACCCACGAGGACATCGTGGTGGAGCCCCCTTCGGGGGCCACGGTGCTCGCGGGCAACGCCAACACCGCCGTGCAGGCGCTCGCCTTCCGGCCCCATGTCCGGGGCGTGCAATTCCATCCGGAAGTCCAGCCCAGCACGATGCGGGCCCTCATCGAGGCCCGGGCGGAGCGGCTGGAAGCCGAAGCCATTGCCCGCGGCCAGCCCCCCGGGGAACGCGTGCCCCGGCTGCTCGCGGGCATCCAGCCCACCCCCGCCGGGCCCCAGATCCTCACGAACTTCCTCGAACGCTTCTCCTGA
- the rho gene encoding transcription termination factor Rho — MRKARSTKEKVETDPLPLEEERPKRRRTAAKASEREETEKPSRRRTRRVDEEEAAPASASERAAETPRPVLTPIPRPVRDEEFQEARAVEAAEEPAATAASESAESPAITEVTRDGAPMQVIKLNDLKRMKITELAKMAHDFGIEGYQGLKKQDLIFALLSGIADKRFEVHAEGVLELLSDGFGFLRSADSDYQPSPDDIYVSPSQVRRFNLRPGDTVTGPIRQPREGERFFALQKVDKVNFADPMSEAARERILFDNLTPLYPTRKLKLEHEGSEMTTRIIDLFCPIGLGQRCLIVAPPKAGKTVLLQNIAHAIAKNHPDVYLLVLLVDERPEEVTDMERNVRGEVVSSTFDEPATRHVQVAEMVIDKAKRLVEQKYDVCILLDSITRLARAYNTVVPASGKILSGGVDANALHKPKRFFGAARNIEEGGSLTIIGTALVDTGSRMDEVIFEEFKGTGNSEIVLDRKLFEKRIFPCLDINKSGTRKEELLISQTDLIRTTALRQVLHPFTPIDAMEFVLKHMRPTASNIEFLGSMNR; from the coding sequence ATGCGCAAAGCCCGTTCCACCAAAGAAAAGGTCGAGACCGATCCGCTCCCCCTTGAGGAGGAGCGCCCCAAGCGCCGCCGTACGGCGGCCAAGGCCAGTGAGCGGGAAGAGACCGAGAAACCCTCGCGCCGCCGCACCCGCCGCGTGGATGAGGAGGAGGCTGCCCCGGCCAGTGCCAGCGAGCGCGCCGCCGAGACGCCCCGCCCCGTGCTGACGCCCATCCCGCGCCCCGTGCGCGATGAGGAGTTCCAAGAAGCGCGCGCCGTCGAGGCCGCCGAGGAGCCCGCCGCCACGGCGGCCTCCGAGTCCGCCGAGTCCCCCGCCATCACCGAGGTGACGCGCGACGGGGCCCCGATGCAGGTCATCAAGCTCAATGACCTGAAGCGGATGAAGATCACCGAGCTGGCGAAGATGGCCCATGACTTCGGCATCGAGGGCTACCAGGGCCTGAAGAAGCAGGACCTCATCTTCGCGCTGCTGTCGGGCATCGCCGACAAGCGCTTCGAGGTCCACGCCGAGGGCGTGCTGGAGCTGCTCAGCGACGGCTTTGGCTTCCTGCGCAGCGCCGACAGCGACTACCAGCCCAGCCCGGACGACATCTACGTCTCCCCCTCGCAGGTGCGCCGCTTCAACCTGCGGCCGGGCGACACGGTGACCGGCCCCATCCGCCAGCCCCGCGAGGGCGAGCGCTTCTTCGCGCTGCAGAAGGTGGACAAGGTCAACTTCGCCGACCCCATGTCCGAGGCGGCGCGCGAGCGCATCCTCTTCGACAACCTCACGCCGCTCTACCCCACGCGCAAGCTGAAGCTGGAGCACGAGGGGTCGGAGATGACGACCCGCATCATCGATCTGTTCTGCCCCATCGGCCTGGGCCAGCGCTGCCTCATCGTGGCGCCGCCCAAGGCGGGCAAGACGGTGCTCCTGCAGAACATCGCGCACGCCATCGCCAAGAACCACCCGGACGTGTACCTGCTGGTGCTGCTCGTGGACGAGCGCCCCGAGGAAGTCACGGACATGGAGCGCAACGTGCGCGGCGAGGTGGTCTCCTCCACCTTCGACGAGCCGGCCACGCGCCACGTGCAGGTGGCGGAGATGGTCATCGACAAGGCCAAGCGCCTCGTCGAGCAGAAGTACGACGTGTGCATCCTGCTGGACTCCATCACCCGTCTGGCGCGCGCCTACAACACGGTGGTGCCCGCCTCCGGGAAGATCCTCTCCGGTGGCGTGGACGCCAACGCGCTCCACAAGCCCAAGCGCTTCTTCGGCGCCGCGCGCAACATCGAGGAGGGTGGCAGCCTCACCATCATCGGCACCGCGCTCGTCGACACCGGCAGCCGCATGGACGAGGTCATCTTCGAGGAGTTCAAGGGCACCGGTAACTCGGAAATCGTCCTGGACCGCAAGCTCTTCGAGAAGCGCATCTTCCCATGCCTCGACATCAACAAGTCGGGCACGCGCAAGGAAGAGCTGCTCATCTCCCAGACGGACCTCATCCGCACCACGGCGCTGCGGCAGGTGCTCCACCCGTTCACGCCGATCGACGCGATGGAGTTCGTGCTCAAGCACATGCGCCCCACCGCCTCCAACATCGAGTTCCTCGGGTCGATGAACCGCTAG
- a CDS encoding DUF3052 family protein: MTPYAMASLPAMLGIKAGNKVSVINPPRGFVQRLNPLPDGVEFLITAQSGLDVILFFTSEAQELVQRLPALSRAMALTGGIWVCWPSGEGVKSSLSEDFVRQAALDIGMVDNKICLIDETWTGLRLVRRPRGRLDKPEPRKQAPTAQA, translated from the coding sequence ATGACGCCGTACGCGATGGCCTCGCTGCCCGCGATGCTGGGCATCAAGGCAGGCAACAAAGTCTCCGTCATCAATCCCCCGCGCGGCTTCGTGCAGCGCCTCAACCCCCTGCCGGACGGGGTGGAGTTCCTCATCACCGCCCAGTCCGGCCTGGACGTCATCCTCTTCTTCACCTCGGAGGCCCAGGAGCTCGTCCAGCGCCTGCCGGCACTCTCCCGCGCCATGGCGCTCACCGGCGGCATCTGGGTCTGCTGGCCCAGCGGCGAGGGCGTGAAGAGCTCTCTGTCCGAGGACTTCGTGCGTCAGGCCGCGCTCGACATCGGCATGGTGGACAACAAAATCTGTCTCATCGATGAGACGTGGACCGGGCTGCGGCTGGTGCGCCGCCCCCGAGGCCGGCTGGACAAGCCGGAGCCGCGCAAGCAGGCCCCTACCGCCCAGGCCTGA